GCGCTGACCGCGCCGTCCTTCGCCTTCCGCACCACGCGCCGCGACGCCTTCGCCGCCAAGACCACGTGCGTGCTGGACTACGCGGCGCTGGGCCGGCACCAGCGCCTGGCCGAGCTGCTCACCGCCGGCACCCGCTTCGTGCTGGGCTTTGCCGTCCCCTTTGCCGTCATCGCCGCGTGTTACGGCTCCCTCCTGGCGCGCATCCGCGGTAAGGGTTTGGCGCGGTCACCGAGAGCCACCAGGCTGGTGCTGGTTGTCATCGTCAGCTTCTTTGTGTGCTGGTTGCCATACCATGTGGTGGGGCTCATCCTGGCCGCGTCCCACCCCAGCAGTGCCCTGTACAAAGGGGCTGCCGATGCCGATGCCGCCGTCGCCGGCGTCGCCTACATCAACAGCTGCGTCAACCCCATCATCTATGTGGTGATGGGGCAGGACTTCAAGGCAAGGCTATGGCGCTCGTGGCGTGTGGTGCTGCGCAGGGCGCTGAGCGATGACCCCACCAGCACCGCGGGTGACAGCAGGGCCAAGAGCAAGGCTACCATAGAGGACAACAGCGTCAGCACCATGGTGTGAGCGCCGGGGCAGGATGAGGCCTccttgtgtcccccccccctttggggggatggggatgatgctGTGGTACCCACACTGCATCCTCCTGCTTCTCTATCCTCCATAGACctccccatctccatcaccccaCTAATGGGGTCCtgcctccccatcaccccactAATGGGGgtcctgcttctccttcacCCCACTAATGGGGGTCCTGCTTCTCCATCACCCCACTAATGGGGGTCCTGCCTCTCCATCACCCCACTAATGGGGTCCTGCCTCTCCATCACCCCACTAATGGGGGTCCTGCCTCTCCATCACCCCACTAATGGgggtcctgcctctccttcacCCCACTAATGGGGTCCTGCCTCTCTTTCACCCCACTAATGGGGTCCTGCCTCTCCATCACCCCACTAATGGGGGTCCTGCCTCTCCATCACCCCACTAATGGGGTCCTGCCTCTCCATCACCCCACTAATGGGGgtcctgcttctccttcacCCCACTAATGGGgtcctgcttctccttcacCCCTTGGCATCACCAATAAACCCTGGAGCTCCAGCAGCTGTCGGGGCCTTGGTTCTGCTTTGTGGTGGGTTCTTGAGCAatgttcctgctgcttccatTGCGTCACCACAGGGCTTCCGttcccccttcctgccccatggggggggggatggagggggggggatggagggggcagTTGGGTAtcagtggggatggagggggcagttgggtgtcaatggggatggaggggacagttgggtgtcaatggggatggagggggcagTTAGGTATCAATGGGGACAGAGGGGGCAGTTGGGTATCAATAGGGATGGAGGGGGCAGTTAGGtatcaatggggatggagggggcagttgggtgtcaatggggatggagggggcagttgggtatcaatggggatggagggggcagTTGGGTGTCAATAGGGATGGAGGGGGCAGTTGGGTATCAATAGGGATGGAGGGGGCAGTTGGGTATCAATAGGGATGGAGGGGGCAGTTGGGTATCAATGGGGACAGAGGGGGCAgttgggtgtcaatggggatggagggggcaattgggtatcaatggggatggagggggcaaTTGGGTGTCAATAGGGAGGGAGGGGGCAgttgggtgtcaatggggacAGAGGGGGCAgttgggtgtcaatggggatggagggggcagttgggtgtcaatggggatggagggggcagttgggtgtcaatggggatggagggggcagttgggtgtcaatggggatggagggggcagttgggtatcaatggggatggagggggcagTTGGGTATCAATAGGGATGGAGGGGGCAgttgggtgtcaatggggatggagggggcagttgggtgtcaatggggatggagggggcagTTGGGTGTCAATAGGGATGGAGGGGGCAgttgggtgtcaatggggatggaaGGGGCAgttgggtgtcaatggggatggaaGGGGCAGTTGGGTGTCAATAGGGATGGAGGGGGCAgttgggtgtcaatggggatggagggggcagTTGGATATCAATGGGGATGGAAGGGGCAgttgggtgtcaatggggatggagggggcagttgggtgtcaatggggatggagggggcagTTGGGTATCAATAGGGATGGAGGGGGCAGTTGGGTGTCAATAGGGATGGAGGGGGCAGTTGGGTATCAATAGGGATGGAGGGGGCAgttgggtgtcaatggggatggagggggcagttgggta
The window above is part of the Melopsittacus undulatus isolate bMelUnd1 chromosome 24, bMelUnd1.mat.Z, whole genome shotgun sequence genome. Proteins encoded here:
- the LOC117437636 gene encoding C5a anaphylatoxin chemotactic receptor 1 gives rise to the protein MDLDFSFPNTTSNDSLWDIYDISDLDSFSVPPGSRAVLALYTLIFLLGVLGNGAVIWVTASELGRSVNGIWFLNLSVADLLCCLALPFLALPLAWDHHWPLGRFACKLLPSLTVLNMFASVLLLAAVSADRCALVTRPVWCHNHRCPRLARAAAAGAWALAAALTAPSFAFRTTRRDAFAAKTTCVLDYAALGRHQRLAELLTAGTRFVLGFAVPFAVIAACYGSLLARIRGKGLARSPRATRLVLVVIVSFFVCWLPYHVVGLILAASHPSSALYKGAADADAAVAGVAYINSCVNPIIYVVMGQDFKARLWRSWRVVLRRALSDDPTSTAGDSRAKSKATIEDNSVSTMV